The Pseudorasbora parva isolate DD20220531a chromosome 19, ASM2467924v1, whole genome shotgun sequence genomic sequence ATGGTTAGCAAGTTTTTAATGTAGACATTTTAAAGGGTTTATTGTTGACAGTATGTATAGGGTTAGTTTAGGCTGAAGTATGACTGTAAATGTGGTTGTAAATAGATAGTGAGTTATTGATGTTTAGAtgcatatattttattgttttatctgCCCAGGGACTGCGGATGGAAATTAGCTGTAGCTAAATCTGGTGTGAAGCATCTTTTCTCTTGTAAGATTAATGTACTTGCACATGGTCcctgtcaaataaataataaacataaacatagacagttccataaaaaattaattaacctttagtcacttacattttagatgcaatattgagtgttttatatatatataaatatatataaatatatttttatatatatatatatatatatatatatatatatatatatatatatatatatatatatatatatatatatatttcagcagtgaaaatagcTTCAAACAAAGATTCCAAGAAACaaatttccaaacagcagaaccataatgcctctcacagcaacagtgtgttactgaatgattcagtgtttgaatgaatcagttgaatcaaagattcaattacATGTTTGTGAACGACTGACTCTTTCTTGAATTAATCTTTTGAATCAACTCCCACgacgtaatgccgctttgactgccggatagaagtcctctgcgtagctcGCAAACTCGCAGGCTCAGCTGAAGTGTGCATCGAGGGCGCATAGCAGCCGCAAAGGGGGCGCTCACAAGCACAATTCTTTAAGCTTATATgacgaatgggacaccctacggtcttgtggacttaacaaACGCAATGGCctttgtaagtccacaagatcaagagtgcacatgaagtgtgtcatttgggacagggacaaaataaaaaataaataaaaacattaagacccaccaggggcctattgcacaaaactaggataaggcaTTAAGACGGGATATCTTtgtgatcttgtcatctgtatgcaaatgtaccctgaaggcacacttACACCAAGAACGATCACCAAAGATAACTGTATTagtggataaattgagccaagatcaccaaaatatcccggcttaatcccttatcctagttttgtgcaataggcccctgctgctactggtagtttagtttcatatacttttaaacatttattttgtttattcaaaaatacaaatctcatacaattatttaattcagtggtatttttccagtgtaaattatttaatttgattggcaACAGCCCtatatagtgtcttattttaatttaatgtatagatcaaattttagaatgtaaaatgaaacctgaagcatagcgtatatatttaataagattagggggaaaatgccctttataaaaagtcaaaatatatcaaatatgcagatttaaaatatgtcaaatCTGATTAAACACTgttgagaatattgcttcacaataagtttattattttattaaaatctcTACCGTATGCCAATTTTGTatcgtttatattgcatatcattCATATCGCCCATTACTAGTTAGGAGTAGCTATCAATCAATCCATGCAAAATCAAACTTGTATTTATCATTTCACATAAAAAAGAACAAACCCCTCACCTATTCAGCTGCACCTGCTTCCATACATTTtcgatcacaggaataaacaaAACAACTCAAGTCTTTAAGTCCAACGGCTTACACATTTACAGGGTTCCAACTCTTTTTCAGCAATCATTTTCCAGGCATTTTCGATTTTACTACTGTGGAAACAAAAGACAAGGATCTCGCCAAATATTGCTCTCTAAGACTTTAAAAGGCGTACAGTTTGTTGTCATGACTTGTGGACGATTTACTCTTTAATTCCCTTAATTTGCTAAACTGTCCACACGATTTATACATTGAGAGTATGAAATAGTAAATCGTCCACAAGCCTTGACAACAAACCCAGCCCAAGCCTTTTAAAGTCTTGGAGAGAAATATTTGGCGTGATCTTTGTCTTTTGTTCCAttgaaacatatatatatatatatatgttcaaGGTTAATAATCAAGGTTtatcgtatatttttttattgctacgtggcaaacaagttaccagtaggttcagtagattgtcagaaaacaaacaagacccagcattcatgatatgcacgctcttaaggctgtgcaattgggcaattagttgaaaggggtgtgttcaaaaaaatagcagtgtctacctttgactgtacaaactcaaaactattttgtacaaacatttttttttctgggatttagcaatcctgtgaatcactaaactaatatttagttgtatgaccacagttttttaaaactgcttgacatctgtgtggcatggagtcaaccaacttgtggcacctctcagctgttattccactccatgattctttaacaacattccacaattcattcacatttcttggttttgcttcagaaacagcatttttgatatcaccccacaagttctcaattggattaaggtctggagattgggctggccactccataacattaattttgttggtttggaaccaagactttgcccgtttactagtgtgttttgggtcattgtcttgttgaaacaaccgtttcaagggcatgtcctcttcagcatagggcaacatgacctcttcaagtattttaacatatgcaaactgatccatgatccctggtatgcgataaataggcccaacaccatagtaggagaaacatgcccatatcatgatgcttgcacctccatgcttcactgtcttcactgtgtactgtggcttgaattcagagtttgggggtcgtctcacaaactgcctgtggcccttggacccaaaaagaacaattttactctcatcagtccacaaaatgttcctccatttctctttaggccagttgatgtgttctttggcaaattgtaacctcttctgcacatgccttttttttaacagagggactttgcgggggattcttgaaaatagattagcttcacacagacgtcttctaactgtcacagtacttacaggtaactccagactgtctttgatcatcctggaggtgatcattggctgagcctttgccattctggttattcttctatccattttgatggttgtcttccgttttcttccatgtctctctggttttgctctccattttaaggcattggagatcattttagctgaacagcctatcattttttgcacctctttataggttttcccctctctaatcaactttttaatcaaagtacgctgttcttctgaacaatgtcttgaacgacccattttcctcagctttcaaatgcatgttcaacaagtgttggcttcatccttaaataggggccacctgattcacacctgtttcttcacaaaattgatgacctcagtgattgaatgccacactgctatttttttgaacacacccctttcaaataattcaactaattgcccaattgcacagccttaagagcgtgcatatcatgaatgctgggtctcatttgttttctgagaatctactgaacctactggttacttgtttgccacgtagcaataaaaaaatatacgaaaaaccttgattattctggttagtcacattgtactgctattattttaaacaatactgtatatatatatatatatatatatatatatatatatatatatatactgttaaTATATGTACTGTTAGTTAATTTTCTTAAAGTAACGGTGAGGTGAGAACTTATGTGAAGTTCACTTGTCTTCCTGTGAGTGGACTAAAAGTGTTTCTGTCCTCATGATGTTGTGAAACCTAAGAACAGTGTTATATTTTTTCTAATGTGTCACGATAAAAAAGTTGTGATATGGACGTAGTTTTCACAAGATCTTTATTTCACTTAAACCTGCATAAGGTTTTCAGTCAGATATTTAATTGCACAAATGCTTGTTTTCTCTAGCAGTGGTTTTGTTTTAAACATCCAGTATGAAACTTAAAACAGTATTTGTGAATTATATCCTTCAATCTtaaatttgaatacattttatattgtttGGGCACAATAACCCCACAATAAAACCCCACAGGTAAACATTCAGACAAGAGCCAACCATGATGAAAGTAGATTTGAACTGAAAGGTTGAATTGAGTTCTCAGGACTAGAGGAcagttaataaaacatcaggtTGGGTCAATgtgttgaaaatgtattttactgAAATAAACCCAGTGTAAATTCAGGATTAGTTCAATTCAAGGGTTCAGAAATAACTTCCTTTATCTCATCAAATGTCTAACCCCAGGCAACTCCACCGAAGAGCAAGAGAGAAAGGTCACTTCTCCTAAGTGGACTAAAGTTCTTCTGACTCTTCTGGGTCTCTCTCTGGTTTTTGCTCTTGGAGGTCTCTGCGCTCTCTGGATGATTTGTGAGTATAGCTGATTCTAGATCTGTGCTCTGTTCAGTGTGGATGGACTGAGTTACTGTAAGTACTTCTGCTTGACCTCAGTGTGGGACAGTAGCATCAGCACAAAATGCAATAGTTAGTAGCTTTTTTAGTAAAGCTGTTTAATCAGGAAAATATTGTCAAACAAACCTCCATATTGAAGGtgtaaaaataaacacaatttgAAGGTGTGAAAATAAACACATATTTTCCGTTGCTGCTTTTGTCTTAATCAGATAATCATAAGCTTGCTGATTTCGAATCACAGAATGAGCAGCACATCAACAGCACAGGTGAGAAAACGTCTCgtttacgtatgtaaccctcattcccaGAACGAAGTTCTCCATTACGTCAGTACCGCAAAATGGGGTCATTTGCCTAGAAGACAATCGCCTTTGAGATCTACAAAACAAGCCAATGGCATTAAAATGCCATAGGTCTGCGAAATGTGCATAACACAGCCCTTTCCCACTGTGTGGGTATAAAAAGGAGTGGCGTGGCAATCTTGCATTatgtttacctgctgaggagcagAGGCTAACTGTCCCGGCCCTACCAGCGGTACAGCAGAtgtggcatggggacgtaacTTCTCCGTTCCCTTCCTTCAGGGAAAGAGGGTTGCATATGCAACCAAGACATTCCCATTCAGTCAGTACACTACGAGTTATGTCAGTACTGACGGAATGGGGGTCCAATTCATTCACGCCACAGCGGCTGACTTCCAGCATCCTGCGCTGACATGAGTTCCCTGCAGTGAGACAAACCACGAACGAGGGGCTAGGCTCAACGCCAATACAAGGAATACTGGAAAGCATGGAGAGATGTAACACAATGCCTACCCGCGGGGAGGACTTAATAACACACATATGGCCCTCTAGGAGCTAACATATGGAATACTCTGGGGCATCCAACCACATATTTCAACCCCAGGGGTGGCAAGATGTCTTGCCAAGGGAAGACATGTGCTCGAAGAGACTTACCGTGGAAAACACATGTGGGGGGAACACATAAcgggggaaccatgcacatagAGGCACCTAGCCTAACACAAGGGCATGCACTCTGGGGTCTGCATCAACAGTGCTGGAGGAACTCATGGCTTACTGTAAAACTCACCTGAGTAAATATGCACACGCATCCTTGCGATGACACCTGAGCCTGTCCAGTTACTGGATCCTTGGGGCGAGTACAAAAGAGGACTGGCTGCACTCAGAGATTATGGAATCTAGCAAATGTTTTGGTGtggcccagcctgcagctctaaGACTGTTATCAAGGCGCCATGAGCTAAGCCCAAAAGGAGGCAACACTCAGTGGAGTGTGCCGAGAACCCTATGGGGTATGACATGAACATACCCTGAACCATAAGTTCAATGGCGTGacaacctctgcttggagaaaGCCTTCTCTTCCTGCTGCTCTCCGTAACAGACAAGAACTGGTTTGAGGTCCTGAACACTTCAACCGGTCTACTGTATGTAAGCACAATGTCGTGTACTGGACAGCacagtgccaaggctgggtctgccacctccaaggcagcgcttgcaggttcaacACCAGAAGAAGGGGCGAACCTTGGGCACACATCCaagccggggtctcaggataacACGTGGGAGTTAGCAggtcaaattcaaggcacgctTCATCACCAAAAATGCCTGCAGGACCGATACCCCATTGATAGAAGCCAGAGCAAACAAAAGTGTCACTTTCATTGAAAAGTACTTACAACTTAAAAAGGACTACAAGGGCTCAAAGGGAGGACTCAGCAGGGTAGATAACCACTGCGAGATCCCAAGAGGGCATCTTAGACCTGCGGATCAGGTTGTGCTGTCCAACCGTTTCAGTCACCTAAACCTTTAGGGTAGAGGAGACACATCCTGGGGTCTTCTGGAGAAGAGCACCAGGTGACGAAGAGGTTCTACTTCAGTGCATAGGCTTGTCGTAGACAAGGCCCTGAtagaagtgatggtagccaacCCCCTGGTGGCAGGGTACAAAAACCTGCCGCGTCCTATCGGGGCCCACCTAAGTAGGTACCACCGACAAGGACGTGGGTGCcaagggtgccccgtctctctGTGTACAGAGTTTGAATTACTATTAGGGAAACGCATGCTTGCATGCAGCCTGCTGAGTCTAGTAGGCAATGGGAAGTGCTAAAGGGAGGCAAATGGGATTACCTGTGCGTCGCTGTTCCCAAATCAGCTTGCCATCTGaggatggagtctccattcccccggTTAAGTGGCTGAACCCTTGAGAGCTCGCTGGCTGCATGACTCCATTTCGCCGGGATTAATGTACAAAGCGACCTCAGTTGCTTCAGACTCCAAGGGGGAAACGACAGCTGAGCTGCAACATCCAGAAGGAACGTAGACCACCTTCTCGGTTTGTGTACGTTACTGTCCCTGTGATGTGGGAACGGACCAGTACCTGTCTGGCCTAAAGCAGGGTTTCGGAAGAGGTGCAGGGCAAGACGTAcggccagcaactcgaggcaattaaCACGCAATAGGCGCTAGGGTCCCTTGCAGGAGCCCGCGACAGCATGTCAGTTGTGCATGGCACCACAGCCCGTAACAAACGCAATAGTAAGCCAGAGCCTCTGAAATAACTTAAGTAGAACTGCATTCTTGCCATTATTGGTTAAGGCAAGTCAGCATTGACTGGTCAGGGAAGAGGTTATGCAAATTCCACAGATCCATGTCATTTTCATGCCATTGGCTCTTTTTGTAGATCTCAATGGcaattggcttctaggcgaaacccccatccCTTCAGTAATGACGTAACTTGTAGTGTACCAAAAGAGAACTATATTTCATAAACGGTGGAGCACAGACATGTTTCTTTAGCATTGTTGAGTGTTCATTTAACTGACTGTGTGAGAAACCTTAACTGCTTTTTCACTATTTAATTGTCTTTTCACCAGAGATGAAGAAAGAGTTTAGTGATCTTAGAGTTAGATACAACACCCTCAGAGAATGGCTGTCATTTTACGATGGTGAGTGTCAGTTTACAAGCTTTGTGTGACACAAAGTGGGAATATTTTGGCACATGGATGGAACCAGCTTTATTAACTTTATGAACTAAATAATGGAAGGTTTAATCACACTTTATTCATCTTTCACAGCTCATTCTTGTAATCTCTCTGGGGACGGCTGGATACCTTGTCGTGGAAAGCTGTATTTATTCAGCTCAGATAAACTGAACTGGCGGAGCAGTCGAGATGTCTGTGTTTCAAAAGGAGCCGATCTGGTGACCATAACCAGCAAATCAGAACAGGCAAGTCAAATCAATAAAGCACATCGACCCACGGTATCAATCAGCCTTTTCCAATCACGTATCAGTTCAGATAggcattattttcaataaaaatattcaataagtggaaataaagtgtgtTTGTCGTTTTTATCATTTAGGGGTAGGTTAAGGATTTAGTGTCCTAAAACAGTGGaattcattaaataattattattgcatactgtttaatgtacaacaacactGAGGTGCAGATAATATCTTGCACTATTTATAAGTAAAAATATAACTAGTATTTACACTAATTGCAAAGAAAATATGCTACATGTGTAAACATAATCTATAAAATTGTGTCatgtttttaaactttattaaaGGAAACATTTCAATTGATACAAAaagcttttaaaaatatattttggtgaCCCAACAGATAAATACACTTAAAAAGAGGGACTCAAATCATACCGTTTCATGGAATCACTCCTATCCCTATTTCCAATTATTGTACATAGTGCATCACTAAGAAATGCTGCATTTTCACTTggtttaaataaaatctattacacTATTTCACACTTCTGTACATTTTCTCCTTTAGGATTTCCTGGTCTCTAAAATTAAAGCGTCGCACTGGATTGGTCTCAATGATCTGGACACTGAAGGACACTGGGTTTGGGTGAATAACCGAACTCTCACTGAAACTGGAGTACAGTAAGAACTCATGTGTGATCATGGAATGCACCAATATACAGCTGTTTACTACAAATATTATTGCAAATGCATTACTGCTTGTTTGTCTCTTAAAGGTTCTGGAGCAGCAAGCCACCGAAACAACCTAATAACCGGATATCAGATAATCCGTCTGGAGAGAACTGTGCTTGTCTGGGAAATGTGAAAGATGACTTAGACTCTTGGTTTGATACTTCTTGTAAAACACAGAACAAATTTATCTGTGAAAAGGATTATTAATTTACCTCCATCAGTGGtactgtatgtttttaaagagGTCTATCATGTACAgttgctggtcatataattagaatatcttcaaaaagttgatttatttcactaattccatattaaattaattcattacacacagactgatatatatttctttcaattttgatgattataactgacaactaaggaaaattcCAATTATTTCCAAATTCAGtgtctcagaaaattagaatatttcAATAAAGGAATAGGTTCAATTTTGAAGACaactggtgccacactctaatcagctaatgaactcaaaacaccggcaaaggcctttaaatgctCTTTCAgactagttctgtaggctacacaaggGCTactcatggggaagactgctgacttgacagttgtccaaaagtccaaaaggtcattgcaaaagaggctggctgttcacagagtgCTGAATCCAAGCACTAGAGAGgcaaagggaaggaaaagatatggtagaaaaaagtgtacaagcaatagggataactgcaccctggagaggattgtgaaacaaaacccattcaaaaatgtgggggaaattcacaaagagtggtctgcagctggagtcagtgctttaaGAACCACTACACACAGACGTATGCAGGACATGGGTTtgagctgtcgcattccttatttcaagccactcttgaacaacagacagcgtcagaagtGTCTCACCTGGCTAAAGaaaaaaaggactgctgagtggttCAAAGTTATGtcctctgatgaaagtaaatttagcATTTCCTTTGGACATCAGGGtaccagagtctggaggaagagaggagaggcacaacaatccacattgcttgaggtgcagtgtaaagtttccacagtcagtgatggtttggggtgtcatgtcatctgctggtgttggtccactgtgttttcaaCGCAGctgtataccaggaagtttcaaagaacttcatgcttcctgctgctgaccaactttatggtgatgcagatttcattttccaacaggacttggcaccaaCACAGTGctaaagcaaccagtacctggtttagggaccatggtatccctgttcttaattggccagcaaactcgcctgaccttaaccccacaGAACATcaatggggtattgtgaagaggaagatgtgatatgccagacccatcaattcagaagagctgaaggccactatcagagcaacctgggctctcataacacctgagcagagctacagactgatcgactccacgccacgccgcatcgctgcagtaattcaggttAAAGGAGCcacaactaagtattgagtgctgtatgTGGTATACtatacatgctcatacttttcatgttcatacttttcagttagCCAAGATTTTCTAAAAACCCTTTCTTTGTATTaagtaatattcaaattttctgagatgctgaatttgggattttccttagttatcagttataatcatcaaaattaaaatgaagCACCAGCATATGCACAGAACAAATATATTGTCAGCAAATATTAGACATTTCAGTGTAATTGAGCCAAATGTTTGTGCAGAAATATTGTTCATGAAGCTGTGCTGAGGTCAGCAGGTGGCAGCCTTGCAGTTCTGAAAAGTTTTTCTTGGACTAACCAAGCGCTATCTATATATGTAGCCTACAAATAAGACAAGATCTGGTTGCCAAAAAAACAACCTTTTGTTAGAATGAAAACTTTTGGTGAAGTTTATAGGGATAGTATACcctaaaataataattgtcatcatttactcaccctcacgtcattccaaacctgtaagactttggttcatcttctgaacacaaattaatatatttttaataaaatctgagccagttctgtccctccattgacagctacacaaccgtcactttaggcttcaaaaggttcataaagagattctaaaactaatccatatgttTAAATAGTTGTATAGTTTGTATAGTTGTATAGTTTAAATGTTCTGTCCTAGCAGTGTCAGTTACGTCTCTTCAttattcataaatcctctcctgtTGCCTCATGATCGATTGCACATTTCAAAATATTGGCGGAAGTAGTCAATCATCCAGGCACCTTTTGCCaactcttttatgagtactgtgcTTTTAGACATACTTCTTTTCACTTAATATTTTCCGCCTACTACATATTATAGGGAAGTATATGATTTGGGATGCAGTCAATGTGTAACATTAGCACAACACCTGATGCAGAACTTGCCATCATGTTTAGGACTGAACACAGTAACGACAGGTGGGACGCAGTCACGGTCCCAGTTCTGTTTTTTTAAGGACTTTTATGTTCAAAATTATTCTGTTTTTGGTTTCTGTTTCTTTGATTAACTCGTTAGTTCCTATGGTTACAGTCATCAGCCAAAATATTTGTACTGTACCATGCGTCTCATTTCAGCATCTGCAGTAAAGTGTATAAAAAGTTCAGAAAACGCTATAAATGGTCATT encodes the following:
- the LOC137047407 gene encoding CD209 antigen-like protein E, whose protein sequence is MDSIYENSDFILSKVASDKNCSQHKAQTADHDDPNTKVVGSEHRKGSHMRWDQVTHVQVSSLNLQVSSNSTEEQERKVTSPKWTKVLLTLLGLSLVFALGGLCALWMIYNHKLADFESQNEQHINSTEMKKEFSDLRVRYNTLREWLSFYDAHSCNLSGDGWIPCRGKLYLFSSDKLNWRSSRDVCVSKGADLVTITSKSEQDFLVSKIKASHWIGLNDLDTEGHWVWVNNRTLTETGVQ